In one window of Bacillus horti DNA:
- a CDS encoding TetR/AcrR family transcriptional regulator has translation MKRDPQKTQELILEAATKRFAVGGMAGARVDEIASDSGVNKRMIYHYFGDKQGLYAKVLQVQMQQMFRDIRKPRSQTVDEQIREAIEAYFDYCRSNPAYISIMQWEMVSKWSTLNSMAEEVGGELYTLLIEIINGGIREGVFHAETDARLFITLATIQVFCFFPMLYHPNLLHEGTAVPISEAKVEDYKKKVVDQIMRSLEP, from the coding sequence ATGAAAAGAGATCCTCAGAAAACCCAAGAGCTAATATTGGAAGCAGCTACGAAGAGATTTGCCGTGGGAGGAATGGCTGGAGCTAGAGTGGATGAAATTGCTTCAGATAGTGGAGTAAACAAGAGAATGATCTATCATTACTTTGGTGATAAGCAAGGTCTTTATGCGAAAGTATTACAGGTCCAAATGCAGCAAATGTTTAGAGATATTAGAAAGCCGCGGTCCCAAACGGTAGATGAACAAATCCGAGAAGCAATTGAAGCTTATTTTGATTACTGCCGAAGTAATCCGGCCTACATTTCAATCATGCAGTGGGAAATGGTTTCAAAGTGGAGCACGTTGAACAGTATGGCAGAAGAGGTAGGGGGCGAGCTTTATACCTTATTAATTGAAATAATAAACGGGGGGATACGAGAAGGGGTTTTCCATGCAGAGACAGATGCAAGATTGTTTATTACCCTAGCCACCATTCAGGTTTTCTGTTTCTTCCCAATGCTTTATCATCCCAATTTATTGCATGAGGGTACGGCGGTACCAATAAGTGAAGCTAAGGTTGAAGACTACAAAAAAAAGGTAGTCGATCAAATCATGCGCTCCTTAGAACCATAA